Proteins from a single region of Larus michahellis chromosome 13, bLarMic1.1, whole genome shotgun sequence:
- the CCDC92 gene encoding coiled-coil domain-containing protein 92 — MATSNLENQLQSAQKNLLFLQREHANTLKGLHAEIRRLQQHCTDLTYELTVKSSDLSGNGSSRSDELKRKCEDLEAQLKAKEAENNELLKELEQKNAMIMVLENTIKEREKKYLEELKMKSHKLNMLSSELEQRASTIAYLTSQLHATKKKLMSSSGTSEGTPSGSPVLSNYKPSPPKDKLPETPRRRMKKSLSTPLNPEFEEAYRIGSESRKLLLREPVDAMPDPTPFLLARETAEVHLIKERPLVIPPIASDRASGESHSPAREKPHKAHIGVAHRIHHVAPSQPQPEVETLAVDQVHGSKVVRKHSGTDRTV; from the exons ATGGCAACATCAAACCTGGAGAACCAGCTACAGAGTGCCCAGAAGAATCTCTTGTTTCTCCAGCGAGAACATGCCAACACGCTGAAAGGCCTGCACGCGGAGATCCGACgcctgcagcagcactgcacaG ATTTAACCTATGAGCTGACTGTAAAGAGTTCAGACTTGTCAG GAAATGGTAGTTCAAGAAGTGATGAACTCAAAAGGAAGTGTGAAGATCTTGAAGCTCAGCTGAAAGCCAAAGAGGctgaaaataatgaattattgAAAGAACTTGAACAAAAGAATGCGATGATAATGGTGCTGGAAAACActattaaagaaagagaaaagaagtatttggaagagttaaaaatgaaaagccataAGCTCAATATGTTGTCAAGTGAACTAGAGCAGAGAGCGAGCACTATTGCTTATTTAACTTCTCAGCTGCACGCTACTAAGAAGAAGCTGATGAGCTCAAGCGGGACTTCAGAGGGGACCCCTTCTGGCAGTCCCGTGTTGTCCAACTATAAGCCGTCCCCTCCCAAAGATAAACTGCCGGAGACTCCACGACGCAGGATGAAGAAGAGTCTGTCGACACCACTCAACCCCGAGTTTGAAGAGGCCTACAGAATAGGATCGGAGAGCCGGAAGCTGCTGTTAAGAGAGCCTGTGGATGCCATGCCTGATCCCACTCCGTTTCTGTTGGCCAGGGAAACGGCAGAGGTACATCTTATTAAGGAGAGGCCGTTAGTTATCCCACCTATTGCTTCAGATCGTGCATCCGGCGAATCGCACAGCCCGGCCCGAGAGAAGCCACACAAGGCACACATTGGGGTGGCGCATCGCATCCACCATGTCGCGCCATCCCAGCCGCAGCCGGAGGTTGAAACGCTGGCAGTGGATCAGGTCCATGGAAGCAAAGTGGTCAGAAAGCACTCAGGGACAGACAGAACTGTTTGA